The genomic window TGgccacctgcacacacagatccCACTCATATATGcatgagtacacacacacacacacacacacacactgttccagCTCATACATGcatgagtacacacacacacagacacacagaaacacacactgttccagCTCACACATGGGTATATACACGCAGCACACAGAAAGGTAAAGACAGACCACACCTAGTAATATAGTACATGCTGGATATCgctcttcctgtgtgtgtttgtttagtgaTAAAAGTTAAGTGACTTCAGTAAGGAGGAATCCTTTTTGTTATTAATCTGGGATTCTTCTATATTCATTATTTCCTtaagataaaagaaaaagttcAATCTACAATCTAAAGATCAATAAGAACAACAAGAACCATACGTGCTAATTATTTTGGTTCTTATTTTATCTCAACTAAACTGCGATTTAATGTTTCAAACCATCCCTGTGCCTACGCataacgagtgtgtgtgaagtgtgtgtgtgaagcagcgTAAGGGGTAAAAGGCTGAACTGAAATTAAATGCCATTCTCACGTCAACGCTAGATTTCGAGTCGGATTTCAGAGACACAGTTTTTCTGTCGTAAAGCACGGTGATGTGACAGACAGTGTTGCCTCGTTACATCTATTGAGTTTGATCTTATGTGGCATTTCACATGTTTTTCTGGGGGGATGTGAAGGTTTCCTCTGAGTTCTCTGCTTTAATCTCACTTACTCacaggagcctgtgcctatctcaggtgtcatcgggcatcaaggcaggatacacactggacggagtgccaacccatcgcagggcacacacactctcattcactcacggacaattttccagagatgccaatcaacctaccatgcatgtctttggaccgggggaggaaaccggaggaaacccccgaggcacatgcaaacccccgaggcacatgcaaactccacacacacaaggcggaggtgggaatcgaacccacaaccctggaggtgtgaggcgaacgtgctaaccactaagccaccgtgcccacctgcTTAAAACTCATGCCTGTGGGTGGACTGGCAGCTTTAAATTGCccagatgtgtgtatgtaggtgaaGGACTGTGTCTCAAGCTAGTGTTAAAGTTGAACatttaatgactgcattcattagaaAAAGATTAATATCAATTAATTATAATCCAATTCCAATTATTTGGGGATTTTCTCATTTTGAGTGTCAGAGATTACAATAGTCACGGATTACTAGTGGATTAACTGAACATTTGCTCAtagaagaaatgaataaaattgacCCTCGTGTATGTTTTGTAAGGGACTGAATGCTTCTAATTCTGACCTCAGTGTAGGATTAAAGCTCTGTACTGAAGGTGGGCGGAGCTTCGAGTTAATTAATCAGCAGGAAATTAGTGTAGAGCGGTTAAGAGCACCCGCTCCAGGCGCACGTTGCGCACGCGCTTTGAATCACTATGAAGTCGTTAGCTGCGGGTTTGTACGTTTTGGGGTTAGGAATGTTCCAGATCTTTATCGGGCAAGCCTTAATTACAGACTCTGATAGAAAAGTAAGGCGAAAGTGAAAATATAAATGTCAAACAAAATGTGTATAGAGTGATTAACCCAAGGCACGCGCGTGCACGGTTTGTTTCTTGCCGTTGTGCAGGTTTTGTGTTGTAACGTGACCGGAGAATGGCGAAGTGAACTCGGCTCCCGGCTGCACCTCAGCGCCGTTGGAACGGAAGTCAGAGGCGTGTACAGGACGGCAGTGGAGAGCTCGTTCGGGGCGGCGGGTCCGAACCGAGAGGCTAAAGTGGTCGGGGTGATTAGTGACGGCCCACAGACCACCATCGCGTTTTCTGTGCTGTGGGCCAAAGGTAAATCAGGTGGAAACTAGTGATTCACCTGCACCAACACACCTGAACCAACTAATCAGAGAATTAACCGAGCTGAAGTGGGTGTGTCCGAGCAGGGCACGGGGTTCTAGTGCCAGGC from Tachysurus vachellii isolate PV-2020 chromosome 20, HZAU_Pvac_v1, whole genome shotgun sequence includes these protein-coding regions:
- the avd gene encoding avidin, translating into MKSLAAGLYVLGLGMFQIFIGQALITDSDRKVLCCNVTGEWRSELGSRLHLSAVGTEVRGVYRTAVESSFGAAGPNREAKVVGVISDGPQTTIAFSVLWAKGSCATWVGQCFPVPGGGQVLNTLWMLRSAVMSSADNWDSTRMGEDRFIFVRGAESL